Proteins from a single region of Megalopta genalis isolate 19385.01 chromosome 3, iyMegGena1_principal, whole genome shotgun sequence:
- the LOC117229473 gene encoding uncharacterized protein LOC117229473 isoform X1, translated as MSRSEQAFLVRRLVWMREWTTVSLLILCVIPSNPTCADPILFSGKDNQCPVECGCLGNVVDCGSLQLIGAPSGLPPWTEILELKENNIANLEADALLQLSRLKELDLSGNKFGDNFTIVLSENTQLQGLKINKNQLTRVPDLYFMRTLTHLALAHNSISDINGTALLSLPHLQSLDISANNISIVKHGSFLTPNSLTHLNLNMNQMKMIENGSLDNLTSLEELRLNKNHLTQLKDLFTNLKALRILELNRNELQTIQGLSFKNLYNLKELRLKRNKIETLEPGAFWPLKTLTILQLDFNLLITVRKGSMFGLESLQKLTLSHNRIRTIETQAWEMCKEIVELDLSHNEIASIEQGTFEFLEKLEKLKMDHNQITGISDGTFTATPNLQILELNFNKISYMIEDTNTAFGSLGQLWKLGLAHNGIKSVNKKAFTGLSRVTELDLTGNDVTSIQENAFASMISLSKLRMNSRALVCDCGLQWLSMWLQDHRYSETEVFCGYPDWLQDMALTQLHHKNFTCDEYTKPRIIEEPKSQMGIKGGNVSLVCRATSTANASLQFTWKHDNVNMDSDNLKIDTDSMENGGVTETSSILHLTNVSQTNAGKYQCMVTNTYGITYSAKAKLSILTYPSFSKIPHDIRVTAGSTARLACSAKGQPSPQIAWQKDGGNDFPAARERRMHMMPTDDVLFIVDVKTADSGVYSCTAQNLAGVIVANATLTILKTPSFAKPMENKEIIVGGSIVLECMASGMPRPKLSWRKNGNPLQATERHFFTAEDQLLIIVNTMASDAGNYECEMSNSLGSVVGASHLTVKPAPTSSPAAVNEDDMLGLIIITVVCCAVGTSIVWVVIIYQTRRRLNAVAQGGNAQPSTAQVVAAAAPDTQTHLYLETSSQHSKDSGMGDSTNPSSDQLQLCLPGEVVTCSVHNEEETAAANSGAPLLRYTNHERHDTKSDDCAV; from the exons ATGTCGCGCTCGGAACAAGCTTTCCTCGTACGTCGACTCGTGTGGATGCGCGAATGGACCACCGTTTCGCTGTTGATATTATGTGTGATCCCGTCGAATCCTACGTGTGCCGACCCGATCTTGTTCAGTGGCAAGGATAATCAGTGTCCTGTTGAGTGCGGCTGTCTTGGGAATGTGGTCGACTGCGGTAGCTTACAATTGATCGGAGCACCCAGCGGTCTACCACCATGGACAGAGATCTT AGAACTGAAGGAGAATAACATCGCAAATTTGGAAGCCGATGCATTGTTACAATTATCTAGGCTCAAAGAATT AGACCTCAGTGGAAATAAATTTGGAGATAATTTTACAATTGTATTATCTGAGAATACACAACTACAGGGactcaaaataaataaaaatcaattaacAAGAGTGCCAGATTTATATTTTATGAGAACATTGACACATCTTGCCTT AGCTCATAACTCGATTAGTGATATAAATGGGACAGCGCTACTGAGTTTACCCCATCTTCAGAGCTTGGACATTAGTGCAAATAATATTAGTATCGTTAAGCATGGATCTTTTCTTACTCCAAACTCTCTTACACattt AAATTTAAACAtgaatcaaatgaaaatgataGAAAATGGAAGCCTGGATAACTTGACTTCTTTGGAAGAACTACGTTTGAACAAAAATCACTTGACACAATTAAAAGATCTGTTTACAAATTTAAAAGCATTGCGTATACT AGAATTAAATCGAAACGAACTACAAACTATTCAAGGACTCagttttaaaaatttatataatttgaaAGAATTACGCTTGAAAAGAAACAAAATTGAGACTCTGGAACCTGGCGCATTCTGGCCACTGAAAACTTTAACGATTCTGCAACTTGATTTCAATTTGCTAATTACTGTCAGAAAAGGTAGCATGTTTGGGTTAGAAAGTCTGCAGAAATTAACGCTCTCACATAATCGAATAAGAACGATCGAAACACAAGCTTGGGAAATGTGCAAGGAAATCGTAGAATT GGATCTGTCGCATAATGAAATAGCATCCATTGAACAGGGCACCTTCGAGTTTCTAGAAAAACTGGAGAAGCTCAAAATGGATCACAACCAAATTACGGGAATCTCAGACGGCACCTTCACTGCGACACCAAACTTACAAATACT GGAACTCAACTTTAACAAAATATCCTACATGATAGAGGATACCAACACCGCTTTCGGTTCATTGGGTCAATTGTGGAAACTGGGATTAGCCCATAACGGAATAAAGTCGGTGAATAAGAAAGCGTTTACCGGCTTGAGCAGGGTAACAGAATTGGATTTAACTGGGAACGATGTAACAAGCATTCAGGAAAATGCTTTTGCGTCGATGATCAGTTTAAGCAAATTAAGGATGAACTCGA GAGCCCTGGTCTGCGATTGCGGTTTACAGTGGTTAAGCATGTGGTTACAAGATCACAGATATAGTGAAACGGAAGTGTTTTGTGGATACCCTGATTGGTTGCAGGATATGGCGTTAACGCAACTTCATCACAAGAATTTTACCTGTG ACGAGTATACCAAACCGAGAATAATCGAGGAACCGAAGAGTCAAATGGGCATCAAAGGGGGCAATGTTTCGTTGGTTTGTCGTGCGACTAGCACGGCGAACGCATCTCTGCAGTTCACTTGGAAGCATGACAATGTGAATATGGATAGcgacaatttgaaaatagacACAGACTCCATGGAAAACGGCGGTGTCACAGAGACGTCTTCCATTTTGCACTTGACTAACGTTTCACAAACGAACGCCGGAAAATATCAATGCATGGTTACAAACACTTACGGGATAACATATTCTGCGAAAGCAAAACTAAGCATTTTAA CTTACCCATCCTTCTCAAAAATTCCACACGACATTCGTGTAACCGCCGGAAGCACTGCTCGACTAGCGTGTTCCGCGAAAGGACAACCGTCGCCGCAAATAGCTTGGCAGAAGGACGGAGGAAACGACTTTCCAGCtgcaagagagagaaggatGCATATGATGCCGACCGATGATGTACTATTCATCGTTGACGTGAAAACCGCCGACAGCGGTGTTTATTCTTGCACCGCACAAAATCTCGCCGGCGTCATCGTCGCTAATGCCACGCTCACTATATTAA AAACCCCGTCGTTTGCGAAGCCGATGGAGAATAAGGAAATAATAGTTGGCGGCTCGATCGTGTTGGAGTGCATGGCGAGTGGCATGCCCAGACCAAAGTTATCCTGGCGCAAGAACGGAAATCCCTTGCAGGCTACAGAACGGCATTTCTTCACGGCCGAAGATCAATTGCTGATCATTGTCAACACTATGGCTAGCGATGCTGGGAATTATGAATGCGAGATGAGCAATTCTTTAGGTAGCGTCGTCGGCGCGTCCCATTTGACGGTAAAACCTG CTCCTACTTCTAGTCCTGCCGCGGTGAACGAAGACGATATGCTGggattaataataattaccgTAGTATGTTGCGCCGTTGGCACGTCCATTGTATGGGTAGTTATAATCTACCAAACTAGACGACGCCTGAACGCTGTTGCGCAAGGTGGAAACGCACAACCGTCGACGGCCCAAGTGGTCGCCGCTGCAGCACCAGACACACAGACACATTTATACCTAGAGACGAGCTCGCAGCACAGCAAAGATAGTGGTATGGGTGACAGTACCAATCCTAGTAGCGATCAGTTACAATTGTGCTTGCCTG GGGAGGTCGTAACGTGTTCCGTGCACAATGAGGAAGAAACGGCAGCGGCGAACAGTGGCGCTCCGTTGTTGCGGTACACGAACCATGAGCGGCATGATACCAAGAGCGACGATTGTGCGGTGTAA
- the LOC117229473 gene encoding uncharacterized protein LOC117229473 isoform X2 produces the protein MSRSEQAFLVRRLVWMREWTTVSLLILCVIPSNPTCADPILFSGKDNQCPVECGCLGNVVDCGSLQLIGAPSGLPPWTEILELKENNIANLEADALLQLSRLKELDLSGNKFGDNFTIVLSENTQLQGLKINKNQLTRVPDLYFMRTLTHLALAHNSISDINGTALLSLPHLQSLDISANNISIVKHGSFLTPNSLTHLNLNMNQMKMIENGSLDNLTSLEELRLNKNHLTQLKDLFTNLKALRILELNRNELQTIQGLSFKNLYNLKELRLKRNKIETLEPGAFWPLKTLTILQLDFNLLITVRKGSMFGLESLQKLTLSHNRIRTIETQAWEMCKEIVELDLSHNEIASIEQGTFEFLEKLEKLKMDHNQITGISDGTFTATPNLQILELNFNKISYMIEDTNTAFGSLGQLWKLGLAHNGIKSVNKKAFTGLSRVTELDLTGNDVTSIQENAFASMISLSKLRMNSRALVCDCGLQWLSMWLQDHRYSETEVFCGYPDWLQDMALTQLHHKNFTCDEYTKPRIIEEPKSQMGIKGGNVSLVCRATSTANASLQFTWKHDNVNMDSDNLKIDTDSMENGGVTETSSILHLTNVSQTNAGKYQCMVTNTYGITYSAKAKLSILTYPSFSKIPHDIRVTAGSTARLACSAKGQPSPQIAWQKDGGNDFPAARERRMHMMPTDDVLFIVDVKTADSGVYSCTAQNLAGVIVANATLTILKTPSFAKPMENKEIIVGGSIVLECMASGMPRPKLSWRKNGNPLQATERHFFTAEDQLLIIVNTMASDAGNYECEMSNSLGSVVGASHLTVKPAPTSSPAAVNEDDMLGLIIITVVCCAVGTSIVWVVIIYQTRRRLNAVAQGGNAQPSTAQVVAAAAPDTQTHLYLETSSQHSKDSGEVVTCSVHNEEETAAANSGAPLLRYTNHERHDTKSDDCAV, from the exons ATGTCGCGCTCGGAACAAGCTTTCCTCGTACGTCGACTCGTGTGGATGCGCGAATGGACCACCGTTTCGCTGTTGATATTATGTGTGATCCCGTCGAATCCTACGTGTGCCGACCCGATCTTGTTCAGTGGCAAGGATAATCAGTGTCCTGTTGAGTGCGGCTGTCTTGGGAATGTGGTCGACTGCGGTAGCTTACAATTGATCGGAGCACCCAGCGGTCTACCACCATGGACAGAGATCTT AGAACTGAAGGAGAATAACATCGCAAATTTGGAAGCCGATGCATTGTTACAATTATCTAGGCTCAAAGAATT AGACCTCAGTGGAAATAAATTTGGAGATAATTTTACAATTGTATTATCTGAGAATACACAACTACAGGGactcaaaataaataaaaatcaattaacAAGAGTGCCAGATTTATATTTTATGAGAACATTGACACATCTTGCCTT AGCTCATAACTCGATTAGTGATATAAATGGGACAGCGCTACTGAGTTTACCCCATCTTCAGAGCTTGGACATTAGTGCAAATAATATTAGTATCGTTAAGCATGGATCTTTTCTTACTCCAAACTCTCTTACACattt AAATTTAAACAtgaatcaaatgaaaatgataGAAAATGGAAGCCTGGATAACTTGACTTCTTTGGAAGAACTACGTTTGAACAAAAATCACTTGACACAATTAAAAGATCTGTTTACAAATTTAAAAGCATTGCGTATACT AGAATTAAATCGAAACGAACTACAAACTATTCAAGGACTCagttttaaaaatttatataatttgaaAGAATTACGCTTGAAAAGAAACAAAATTGAGACTCTGGAACCTGGCGCATTCTGGCCACTGAAAACTTTAACGATTCTGCAACTTGATTTCAATTTGCTAATTACTGTCAGAAAAGGTAGCATGTTTGGGTTAGAAAGTCTGCAGAAATTAACGCTCTCACATAATCGAATAAGAACGATCGAAACACAAGCTTGGGAAATGTGCAAGGAAATCGTAGAATT GGATCTGTCGCATAATGAAATAGCATCCATTGAACAGGGCACCTTCGAGTTTCTAGAAAAACTGGAGAAGCTCAAAATGGATCACAACCAAATTACGGGAATCTCAGACGGCACCTTCACTGCGACACCAAACTTACAAATACT GGAACTCAACTTTAACAAAATATCCTACATGATAGAGGATACCAACACCGCTTTCGGTTCATTGGGTCAATTGTGGAAACTGGGATTAGCCCATAACGGAATAAAGTCGGTGAATAAGAAAGCGTTTACCGGCTTGAGCAGGGTAACAGAATTGGATTTAACTGGGAACGATGTAACAAGCATTCAGGAAAATGCTTTTGCGTCGATGATCAGTTTAAGCAAATTAAGGATGAACTCGA GAGCCCTGGTCTGCGATTGCGGTTTACAGTGGTTAAGCATGTGGTTACAAGATCACAGATATAGTGAAACGGAAGTGTTTTGTGGATACCCTGATTGGTTGCAGGATATGGCGTTAACGCAACTTCATCACAAGAATTTTACCTGTG ACGAGTATACCAAACCGAGAATAATCGAGGAACCGAAGAGTCAAATGGGCATCAAAGGGGGCAATGTTTCGTTGGTTTGTCGTGCGACTAGCACGGCGAACGCATCTCTGCAGTTCACTTGGAAGCATGACAATGTGAATATGGATAGcgacaatttgaaaatagacACAGACTCCATGGAAAACGGCGGTGTCACAGAGACGTCTTCCATTTTGCACTTGACTAACGTTTCACAAACGAACGCCGGAAAATATCAATGCATGGTTACAAACACTTACGGGATAACATATTCTGCGAAAGCAAAACTAAGCATTTTAA CTTACCCATCCTTCTCAAAAATTCCACACGACATTCGTGTAACCGCCGGAAGCACTGCTCGACTAGCGTGTTCCGCGAAAGGACAACCGTCGCCGCAAATAGCTTGGCAGAAGGACGGAGGAAACGACTTTCCAGCtgcaagagagagaaggatGCATATGATGCCGACCGATGATGTACTATTCATCGTTGACGTGAAAACCGCCGACAGCGGTGTTTATTCTTGCACCGCACAAAATCTCGCCGGCGTCATCGTCGCTAATGCCACGCTCACTATATTAA AAACCCCGTCGTTTGCGAAGCCGATGGAGAATAAGGAAATAATAGTTGGCGGCTCGATCGTGTTGGAGTGCATGGCGAGTGGCATGCCCAGACCAAAGTTATCCTGGCGCAAGAACGGAAATCCCTTGCAGGCTACAGAACGGCATTTCTTCACGGCCGAAGATCAATTGCTGATCATTGTCAACACTATGGCTAGCGATGCTGGGAATTATGAATGCGAGATGAGCAATTCTTTAGGTAGCGTCGTCGGCGCGTCCCATTTGACGGTAAAACCTG CTCCTACTTCTAGTCCTGCCGCGGTGAACGAAGACGATATGCTGggattaataataattaccgTAGTATGTTGCGCCGTTGGCACGTCCATTGTATGGGTAGTTATAATCTACCAAACTAGACGACGCCTGAACGCTGTTGCGCAAGGTGGAAACGCACAACCGTCGACGGCCCAAGTGGTCGCCGCTGCAGCACCAGACACACAGACACATTTATACCTAGAGACGAGCTCGCAGCACAGCAAAGATAGTG GGGAGGTCGTAACGTGTTCCGTGCACAATGAGGAAGAAACGGCAGCGGCGAACAGTGGCGCTCCGTTGTTGCGGTACACGAACCATGAGCGGCATGATACCAAGAGCGACGATTGTGCGGTGTAA
- the Ras85D gene encoding ras-like protein 1: MTEYKLVVVGAGGVGKSALTIQLIQNHFVDEYDPTIEDSYRKQVVIDGETCLLDILDTAGQEEYSAMRDQYMRTGEGFLLVFAVNSAKSFEDISTYREQIKRVKDAEEVPMVLVGNKCDLQQSWAVNMSQAREVARQYGVPFVETSAKTRMGVDDAFYTLVREIRKDKEYRGKAKKRSMRGGNSSNRRRRCCLF, encoded by the exons atgACAGAATATAAACTTGTCGTTGTGGGTGCTGGAGGTGTTGGCAAGTCTGCTCTTACGATTCAGTTGATACAAAATCATTTTGTAGACGAATATGATCCCACAATAGAAGACTCTTACAGAAAACAA GTAGTCATAGATGGGGAGACATGCCTTTTAGATATATTGGACACAGCTGGACAAGAAGAATATAGCGCAATGAGAGATCAGTATATGAGAACCGGTGAAGGATTTTTGTTAGTGTTTGCTGTGAATTCAGCTAAAAGTTTTGAG GATATAAGCACATATAGAGAACAAATAAAAAGAGTAAAGGATGCAGAAGAAGTACCGATGGTATTGGTAGGAAATAAATGCGATCTTCAACAATCCTGGGCAGTAAATATGTCACAAGCAAGAGAAGTTGCCCGTCAGTACGGTGTGCCTTTTGTTGAGACTTCTGCAAAAACTAGAATGGGAGTAGATGATGCTTTTTATACTTTG gTCAGAGAAATACGCAAAGATAAAGAATACAGAGGCAAAGCAAAAAAGAGAAGTATGAGAGGAGGTAACTCAAGCAATAGGAGACGTCGGTGCTGTTTGTTTTAA